The following DNA comes from Salvia splendens isolate huo1 chromosome 17, SspV2, whole genome shotgun sequence.
ACCAATGCCATAAGTTCCTTTTCGTAGGCTGATTTAGCGAGCCAACGAGATGACAACATCTTGCTGAAGTATGCGACGGGTTGGCGGTCTTGCATTAGGACCGCGCCGAGGCCACGACCGGAAGCATCGCACTCGACGACAAATTCCTTAGAGAAATCTGGGGTGCGGAGAAGGGGGGCTGTCGTGAGAGCGTGTTTCAAGTCGTGAAAGGCTTTGTCCGCCTCGGCTGGCCAACTCCAAGTGCGTCGAAGTGGGGTCGGTTCTGCCTTCTTCAACAAGGCAGTGAGAGGGGCTGCAATTTTCCCATAATCTTTTATAAATCGGCGGTAATACCCGGTGAGGCCCAGGAATCCGCGAATCCCCTTGAGGGTGGAGGGGGTCGGCCAGCGCATAACAGCGGAGACTTTGGAGGGATCCATTCTAACCCCTGCGAAGGATACAATATGGCCGAGGTACTCCACCTCCGTTCGGCCTAACACGCACTTCTTCGGGTTAACCACCAACGAATGGGTTTGGAGAAGCTGGAAAACCTGTTCCAGATGTCGAAGATGTGCTTCCCATGAGCTACTGTATATTAATATATCGTCGAAGAAGACCAGGACGTGTCGCCGCAAAAAAGGGCGGAAGATGTCATTCATGAGGCCTTGGAACGTGGCGGGAGCATTGGTGAGGCCGAATGGCATTACCAAAAACTCATAGTGTCCCGAGTGCGTGCGAAATGCAGTTTTTGGGACATCCGAGGCTGCGACGCGGATCTGATGATAACCGGCCCGAAGATCGATCTTACTAAACCACCGCGCGCCGTGTAACTCATCGAGTAATTCCTGGATAATCGGAATCGGGTACTTATCTGGCACGGTCCGCTTATTTAATTCGCGATAATCCACACAGAACCTCCACGATCCATCTTTCTTCCGCACGAGGAGAACCGGGCTTGAGTACGGGCTTGTGCTAGGCTGGATAACGCCGGATGCTAGCATTTCAGCCACCAATTTCTCCATTTCATCTTTTTGCAGGTGGTTGTATCTGTAGGGTCTGACTGACACGGGCGACGACCCCGGTTGTAGGGTGATGCGATGATCAGATTTCCGAGCCGGAGGGAGTGACACGGGAGTGTTGACGACTGCCGGAAACCGTTCCGTCAACCTACTCAGCTGCTCTTGTTCTTTCGCTGATAAGGCTCCACTGAGCCCAAACTGGTCGGATGAAACGGTACTGATCATCGAGCGCAGAACCCAGCACGAATCGCCCACGTCGAGGGCCTGGATGTCGCGGGCCGAGCACGCCCGCCGAGTCAGGGAGGGGTCGCCCCGAAGCAACACCAATCGACCTTGCACCGAGAACTTCATAGATAGATCACTCCAGTTTGCTGTGACATCCCCCAGAGAAGCCAACCATGATACACCGAGGATGACATCGATGTTTCGCAGGGGAAACACGTAGCAAGAAACTGTAAACACCTCAGATTCCAAGGTTAGAGCGACATCGCAGCATATTCCGGTCGCCCGAACCTTAGACCCATCTCCTAGTGTGACAGAGTAAGGAATTGTCGGAGTCACCCGCAAAGCCAGCGAGGTTGCGAGGTGGTCCGAAATGAAGCAGTGGCTAGCACCACTATCCACCATAATCAGCACCTTATGATGCCCAATACATCCACAAAGCTTCATGGTTTGAGATGAATCCAAACCGTGTGAGGACATTTCTGATAGCTGCAACTCTCCTGGAacatcttcctcttccaaacCTTCGGATGGGTCGGCCTCCTCCTCGTCAAACACCAACACGTTGAGTGTCTTAGGGGGGCAACGATGCGTAGGGCCGAACTTCAGGCCACAACGAAAGCACGTGCCTGCTGCGAGATGCTTCTGGTATTCCTCCGTCGTCATGTTCCGAAACCGGCGCGATGGGTTCCGGTTAGGTACCCCGACCGATTGAGAAGAAAAAGATTGGGAGTACCCTTTGGAGACCGGCCGGCCAGGGGCAGAGACCGAACTGCCAGCCTGGTTGGAGCTTAGTGAGGGACTGGAGGCCGGCGGTTGAGACCCGGGGGTCTGATCACTGTCTAGAGCAAACTGGACCGCATCTGAATAGTTCGTGATTTTGGCTGCCCTCATTTGCAACCGAACTTCAGGACGAAGGCCAGCCAAGAAGAAACCCAGATATTGGTGGTAGGCCAAATCTGGTACCAAGGCGAGGCGCGATTCAAAAACCGCTACATAGTCCGCAAGGGTTCCGGTATGGCGGACAGCCGCGAACGCTTCATATTCATCCAGAGCACCGTTGTTTCCGAAGCGTTTCATTAGTTCTTGCACAAAATGATCCCAAGAGAGAGTAGGGGTTCGTTTGATCAAGAGCTGATACCAAGGTAGGGCTCGGCCTGCCAACGCGACCATCGCCACCTTTACTCGATTGGCAGCTGGGGTATTCGAAACCAAGAAGTATTGCTCGGCCCTGGCCAGCCATCCGACGGCCTCGGAACCGTCAAAGGGAGGCATAGTAAGTGTCGCAGCGGTCTTGTCCGTGGAATTAGAATCCACGTTGTCCGAAGATTCCTCAGCATTTGATCCCGTTTTGCCACTGGATTTCCGCAACTCAGCGACGAGCATCTCGAGTTGAGAAGCCACCTCCGCGATCCGGTCGTCCGTTTTTTGGGACCGGGCGTCCAGCACGCCCACTGACTCCCGCAGTGAATCCACACCTTTCTCCAATTCACCGGTCGCCCTCTCTAATCCGTCCAACCTGGAGTCCGTGTTTCGAGTACCAACCACCATCGTCACCGCACCAATTTGTTAGAGTTAAGGCCACCGGAGTATGCGAGCACAGGGAGTACTCAAGTCTGTCACTTTACGGGACACACTAATTGTTGACACAGATAGAATCAGCGTGTAAAGGAAATAAGAACCCGGCTTTATTGATAAACTAACTGGAATTGAAATGAATTGAGAGAACAATCCTCACCAAGGAGGCCTGCGTCTAAACGCCCAAAATACTGATTTCCCAAGATGCCTTTTTCCTCTCTCGGTTCCTCAATATTTAAAGGCTTACAAATAACTGATAATGCTAAAAAGATGCAACAATAAATCAGGAAATAAATCAGGAAATATCATCTAACTACTGCCGAGATTTTCTAGCTTTGACTCCTTTTACTCCGCCGTTTGGTTGGGCCAAACTACCTCCCTGCTTCCGCGCTTGTACACTCTGCAGTGCGTATCAATACTCTAGCTCCGGTGTTGCCTAAAACAGTTCATAAATACCGTTATAATTTAGTAACGTATGCTAAATTATAACGTGTTGTGGACACTTACCAGGCGAAAGTACTCAACGAAACGAGGCTCCTGGAAGACGATCGACCTGTACTTCTCAGTAGCAATGACGGCAATCTCATCTAGAAGAGTCCGCCATTCTGGCTTGGGGGAGACGGGGGGACGCATACCATGTTCCAACGTAGCAGCAGTGAAACGCTGGAGTGTTCTGAAGCACAAGTGCTCCTCGCCAAACGATTGCTCGATGACTTCTCCTTGAACTGTGACACGAAGAGATCCGTTGATCGTGTCTGGTGGTTGGGACAAAATAGCAAGGTGAGTAGGGCCGCCTCCTCTTCCCACAGTCCCACCTCGCCCATGGAACATCGTCAATTTCACTCCGTATTTCTTTGCAACTTCAACGAGCTGCTCCTGAGCCTTGTACAGCTGCCAGGCCGCTGACAAACGACCGGCATCTTTACCAGAGTCCGAATACCCAATCATGACTTCTTGCTTGCCGTTGATCCTGTTTTTGTACCAATCAATCGAGAAAAGGCGTGCGACAGCAGCTGGTGCGGCTTCAAGATCATCCAGTTTCTCAAAAAGTGGGACGACTCTCAGAGGATTCTTCACGTGGCATTCACGTTGCAGAAGCTCAACTGCGAGCACATCAGATGCTGCGGTGGCCATGGAGATAATGTAGGCACCGAAGCAGTCAGATGGCAGTTCTGCCAAGACATGAAACGTGTCTAAAACGTCAGCAATCTCTTCGGTTTTTGGTAGATCGGGACCAAAGAGGGGCCTTTTGCTGGCGAGTTCTGACAGCAGCCATTCTTGCCGTTGTTCTTCTGACCAGTCTCTGTATGAACCTATTTCCAAGTATTGGGTAATGGCAtcgaggacatcggtgtgcctgTCCGATTCTTGCCTTATGTCGAGTTTCACCAGTGAGAGGCCAAAAGTGGAAACTTGCCTCAGGAAATCGAGAAGGCTACCATCAGCGATTGCTCGATCACCACTTGCACAAAGAGATCTGTAGCAGAGCTCAAGTGGCTCCAAGAACTGCAAAAATGTACATAATACAGTTCAAGAAGTAGGAGTATATAGCATGGTTTTTATTGCTAACAATATTTACTAAATTGAACGAAAACTTTTTCTTTTCCGAAAATCTTATTTTGGTGGGGCTACACCTTCTACGTATTAAGGATGATTCGAGTGGCATCGTGAAATTTTCTCAAATACCTGGTCGATGTTGGTGTAAGTTGCCTCTTCTGGGATCTCAGACATTCCTTGAGCAAGCAAATGACGAGAACGCTCACGTGTCTGGTAGAGCTTATCCCTTACGTCACCAAGAAGGACACGGTAGGGCTCGCTTGGGGGGATTGTTTTCCAGAACTCTGCATCACAATGAATATAAAGAGTCCTAAATTTCACTCTGCGCTAGGTTAAATGGCCATGGAAACCAATAGCTATGCGAAAATCAAAATACACTCGGTGCCAAAGTTTTAAATTGATACTTTCGACAAGTGCACAAaatcaagagaaaaaaaaatagaaggaATCATTCATGTGAGTTGGTTGGCTACCTATGTAATGCTTGGCATCTCTCTTTGAAGATGTGAGGAGTTCATCAGCTCGTCCACGAAGCTCATCACTGCAACGCCACATGGACAACTGGAGAAAGATTGCAAAGTTAGATGATAAAAATCTTATTATCGACTCAAGACATAGCGAAAGATTCTAGATTTTTTCTGAATAACCATCTCTGCAATTATAGTAATTATATACCTCGAACATGAGGTCCTCGATTTGTGAATAGTACAAGTTCGCAGCCATCATTCTTGCTAGCAGGCAAACATCCCTAGTGACCTCGGGAGTTACTCTTGGGTTTCCTGCAAATCATTAAGCAAAGTGAGGAAGAATAACATAATGCCCTGTTATGTATGGTTAAATTTTActgaatcaagaagaaaacatAATGTAATAATTTGGAGCATCGGAGCTATACCATCACGGTCTCCACCCATCCAGGAGGAGAACTGAATCAGAGGGGCGTTGTAAGGAACACGTTCATCAATCCCGATATTCTTAAGGGCAGTATCAACACGGCGCAAAAATTTAGGTACACCTTTCCAGATTGTTTCATGGAAGTAACTCATCCCCGCCCTCATTTCATCTTGGGGAGTAGGGGGAGTCCTTCGGATCTCATCAGTTCGGAAAGCAGCTTGAATCTATAGCCATTTGGACACCACGTAAGCAATTTATACAACAATAGGCACTTCGTAACAACATCACTTTTTCAAACTGCTCTCGAAAATTAAAGGTCTTGATAATTCACCTCTCTTTGTAAAGCCTCATCAAGCTCCTGTTTATCATCTGGAGTGATGTCTTTGGTGTATAACTGAGCTAAGCAATTCCGAATCCTGAAAAAAGGACAGGTTAAGTCAATGAAAGTCGAAGAGAAGATTCATCCAGATCACTAGAAAAAGGCAATTATTAGTCCAAAAGCATATAGCAATCAGCGGATTCAACCTTCCGTGCTTCTGAAGCAGCGACCTTCGCACAGACTGAGTAGGATGAGCGGTGAAGACCAGATC
Coding sequences within:
- the LOC121775059 gene encoding phosphoenolpyruvate carboxylase isoform X2 — encoded protein: MATRNLEKMASIDAQLRLLVPGKVSEDDKLVEYDALLLDRFLDILQDLHGEDLKETVQECYELSAEYENQRDPKKLEELGNVLTSLDPGDSIVVAKAFSHMLSLANLAEEVQIAYRRRNKKKKGDYTDENSATTESDIEETLKRLVVDLKKSPQEVFDALKNQTVDLVFTAHPTQSVRRSLLQKHGRIRNCLAQLYTKDITPDDKQELDEALQREIQAAFRTDEIRRTPPTPQDEMRAGMSYFHETIWKGVPKFLRRVDTALKNIGIDERVPYNAPLIQFSSWMGGDRDGNPRVTPEVTRDVCLLARMMAANLYYSQIEDLMFELSMWRCSDELRGRADELLTSSKRDAKHYIEFWKTIPPSEPYRVLLGDVRDKLYQTRERSRHLLAQGMSEIPEEATYTNIDQFLEPLELCYRSLCASGDRAIADGSLLDFLRQVSTFGLSLVKLDIRQESDRHTDVLDAITQYLEIGSYRDWSEEQRQEWLLSELASKRPLFGPDLPKTEEIADVLDTFHVLAELPSDCFGAYIISMATAASDVLAVELLQRECHVKNPLRVVPLFEKLDDLEAAPAAVARLFSIDWYKNRINGKQEVMIGYSDSGKDAGRLSAAWQLYKAQEQLVEVAKKYGVKLTMFHGRGGTVGRGGGPTHLAILSQPPDTINGSLRVTVQGEVIEQSFGEEHLCFRTLQRFTAATLEHGMRPPVSPKPEWRTLLDEIAVIATEKYRSIVFQEPRFVEYFRLATPELEY
- the LOC121775059 gene encoding phosphoenolpyruvate carboxylase isoform X1, yielding MATRNLEKMASIDAQLRLLVPGKVSEDDKLVEYDALLLDRFLDILQDLHGEDLKETVQECYELSAEYENQRDPKKLEELGNVLTSLDPGDSIVVAKAFSHMLSLANLAEEVQIAYRRRNKKKKGDYTDENSATTESDIEETLKRLVVDLKKSPQEVFDALKNQTVDLVFTAHPTQSVRRSLLQKHGRIRNCLAQLYTKDITPDDKQELDEALQREIQAAFRTDEIRRTPPTPQDEMRAGMSYFHETIWKGVPKFLRRVDTALKNIGIDERVPYNAPLIQFSSWMGGDRDGNPRVTPEVTRDVCLLARMMAANLYYSQIEDLMFELSMWRCSDELRGRADELLTSSKRDAKHYIEFWKTIPPSEPYRVLLGDVRDKLYQTRERSRHLLAQGMSEIPEEATYTNIDQFLEPLELCYRSLCASGDRAIADGSLLDFLRQVSTFGLSLVKLDIRQESDRHTDVLDAITQYLEIGSYRDWSEEQRQEWLLSELASKRPLFGPDLPKTEEIADVLDTFHVLAELPSDCFGAYIISMATAASDVLAVELLQRECHVKNPLRVVPLFEKLDDLEAAPAAVARLFSIDWYKNRINGKQEVMIGYSDSGKDAGRLSAAWQLYKAQEQLVEVAKKYGVKLTMFHGRGGTVGRGGGPTHLAILSQPPDTINGSLRVTVQGEVIEQSFGEEHLCFRTLQRFTAATLEHGMRPPVSPKPEWRTLLDEIAVIATEKYRSIVFQEPRFVEYFRLATPELEYGRMNIGSRPSKRKPSGGIESLRAIPWIFAWTQTRFHLPVWLGFGAGFKHAIEKDIRSLKTLQDMYNTWPFFRVQIDLVEMVFAKGDPGIAALYDKLLVSEDLWSFGERLRSDYEQTQSLLLQIAGHKDLLEGDLHLKQRLRLRDSYITTLNVTQAYTLKRIRDPHYHVKLRPHISKEYMESKPADELVKLNPTSDYAPGLEDTLILTMKGIAAGLQNTG